In Sphingomonas crocodyli, a genomic segment contains:
- a CDS encoding c-type cytochrome, with amino-acid sequence MTMMRIGVILGAMALAATSTGAFAAGDAAKGKTVFARCMACHKTVAGQNGLGPSMAGIVGRKAATVAGFNYSPAMKGSGLTWTTANLDAYLTKPTAKVPGTRMIFMGIPKPEDRENLIAYLATLK; translated from the coding sequence ATGACGATGATGCGTATCGGTGTGATTCTGGGGGCAATGGCGCTGGCGGCGACCTCGACGGGGGCTTTTGCCGCGGGCGATGCGGCGAAGGGCAAGACCGTCTTCGCCCGCTGCATGGCGTGTCACAAGACGGTTGCGGGGCAGAATGGCCTCGGCCCCAGTATGGCCGGTATCGTCGGGCGCAAGGCCGCCACGGTCGCAGGCTTCAACTATTCCCCCGCGATGAAGGGCAGCGGCCTTACGTGGACCACCGCCAATCTCGATGCCTATCTCACGAAGCCGACGGCGAAGGTGCCCGGCACGCGGATGATCTTCATGGGCATTCCGAAGCCCGAAGATCGGGAAAACCTGATCGCCTATCTCGCGACGCTGAAATAA
- a CDS encoding CaiB/BaiF CoA transferase family protein yields the protein MAGFALEGVKVLDLSRVLAGPWCTQILADFGADVLKIEAPGAGDDTRSWGPPYLTGPDDMPGEKGESGYYLSANRNKRSVAVNLADPRGADLIRRLAAEADIVVENFKLGGLKKYGLDYASLSAINPRLVYTSITGFGQTGPYADRAGYDFVAQAMGGLMSITGEKDGPPLKAGVAITDLSTGMYAATSTLMALRHAERTGEGQHVDVSLLDTQIAMLANQALTYLVGGYSPGRLGNAHPTVVPYRLFPTSDGEIVIAVGNNGQFRQLVAVLGAPEMADDPRYVGNGERVINRDTLEPTLDALTRTWDGTELTNALLAKGVPAGPVNSVGDILTDEFAEARGTVHHFDRGDGAKVPSVAYPGKLSATPATFRRMPPRVGEHSRSALAEWLHLSDTELDALAEAGVIADRADLLARTKQGEHA from the coding sequence GTGGCAGGTTTCGCGCTCGAAGGCGTCAAGGTGCTCGATCTCTCGCGGGTTCTCGCGGGTCCGTGGTGCACGCAGATCCTTGCCGATTTCGGCGCGGACGTCCTGAAGATCGAGGCCCCCGGCGCGGGTGACGACACCCGCAGCTGGGGCCCGCCCTATCTGACCGGTCCGGATGACATGCCGGGTGAAAAGGGCGAGAGCGGCTATTATCTCTCGGCCAACCGCAACAAGCGTTCGGTGGCGGTGAACCTGGCCGATCCGCGCGGTGCGGACCTGATCCGGCGCTTAGCCGCCGAAGCCGATATCGTGGTCGAGAATTTCAAGCTCGGCGGCCTCAAGAAATACGGCCTCGATTATGCGAGCCTGAGCGCGATCAACCCGCGCCTCGTCTATACGTCGATCACCGGCTTCGGGCAGACCGGCCCCTATGCCGATCGCGCCGGCTATGACTTCGTGGCCCAAGCGATGGGCGGCCTGATGAGCATCACCGGCGAAAAGGACGGCCCCCCGCTCAAGGCCGGCGTCGCCATCACCGATCTCTCCACCGGCATGTATGCCGCCACCAGCACGCTGATGGCGCTGCGCCATGCCGAGCGAACGGGCGAGGGGCAGCATGTCGACGTGTCGCTGCTCGACACCCAAATCGCGATGCTCGCCAATCAGGCGCTCACCTACCTCGTCGGCGGCTATTCGCCGGGGCGCCTGGGCAACGCGCACCCCACCGTCGTTCCCTATCGCCTGTTCCCGACGTCGGATGGCGAGATCGTGATCGCGGTCGGAAACAACGGCCAGTTCCGTCAGCTCGTCGCCGTCCTCGGCGCGCCGGAAATGGCCGACGATCCCCGCTATGTCGGCAATGGTGAGCGCGTGATCAATCGTGACACGCTCGAACCCACGCTCGACGCGCTGACCCGCACGTGGGACGGCACCGAACTCACCAATGCGCTGCTGGCCAAGGGCGTGCCCGCAGGCCCCGTCAACTCGGTCGGCGACATCCTGACCGACGAATTCGCCGAAGCGCGCGGCACCGTGCACCATTTCGATCGTGGCGATGGCGCGAAGGTGCCAAGCGTCGCTTATCCGGGCAAGCTCAGCGCCACGCCCGCCACCTTCCGCCGCATGCCCCCGCGCGTCGGCGAACATAGCCGCTCGGCGCTCGCCGAATGGCTGCATCTCAGCGACACCGAATTGGACGCGCTCGCCGAAGCCGGCGTGATCGCGGATCGCGCCGACCTGCTGGCGCGCACGAAACAGGGAGAACATGCATGA
- a CDS encoding SDR family NAD(P)-dependent oxidoreductase codes for MTNPLDYTAKKVLVVGGSSGIGNGIAQAFRAAGAQVHVWGTRASAADYADEDGSDLDGLGYTQVDVSSPDALLSAPAPFDGLDILVLSQGSVLYKRQEFAPAGWDKVMSINLDSVMHSAQRFHDDLKAAAGSVIVVSSIAAYRATMGNPAYAASKAAAVALVRTLGQAWAPEGIRVNGFAPSLVETKMTRVTTEHPERREKALAKIPLARFGTIEEMAGVALFLASPLAGYVVGQTIVVDGGLTL; via the coding sequence ATGACCAATCCTCTCGATTACACGGCCAAGAAAGTCCTCGTCGTCGGCGGCTCGTCCGGCATCGGCAACGGCATCGCGCAGGCCTTCCGCGCGGCGGGCGCTCAGGTCCACGTCTGGGGCACCCGCGCCAGTGCGGCGGACTATGCGGACGAGGATGGCTCCGATCTCGACGGGCTCGGCTACACTCAGGTCGACGTGTCCTCGCCCGACGCGCTCCTGTCCGCGCCCGCGCCGTTCGACGGGCTCGATATCCTTGTCCTCTCGCAGGGCTCGGTCCTCTACAAGCGGCAGGAATTCGCGCCCGCCGGCTGGGACAAGGTGATGTCGATCAACCTTGACAGCGTCATGCACTCGGCGCAGCGTTTCCATGACGATCTGAAGGCCGCCGCCGGTTCGGTGATCGTCGTCAGCTCGATCGCGGCCTATCGCGCGACGATGGGCAATCCGGCCTATGCCGCGTCGAAGGCGGCCGCCGTCGCTCTGGTCCGCACGCTGGGGCAGGCGTGGGCGCCCGAGGGGATCCGCGTCAACGGCTTCGCCCCGAGTCTCGTTGAAACGAAGATGACCCGCGTCACCACCGAACATCCCGAGCGCCGCGAAAAGGCGCTCGCCAAGATCCCGCTCGCGCGCTTCGGCACCATCGAAGAGATGGCCGGCGTCGCCCTTTTCCTCGCCTCGCCGCTTGCCGGCTACGTCGTCGGTCAGACGATCGTGGTCGACGGCGGGCTCACCCTCTGA
- a CDS encoding acetyl-CoA C-acetyltransferase: MAEAYIAAVARSAGGRKGGRMAGWHPTDLAGAVIRGLVDRAGVDPALVEDVIVGCACPGGEQGANIGRYAALAAGFPETVPGTTVDRQCGSSQQALHFAAATVMAGLQDVVVAAGVESMTRVPMGLPWTLAAKHGFGTYRSPGLDARFGTEPFSQFKGAEMLAQKFGFTREQLDQFALESHQKAAAAAAAGKFADEIIPLEVTLEDGTTLMHGHDEGVRPDSTLEKIGGVKTLVEGGMITAANASQICDGAAAVLVCNEAGLKATGATPLARIHQMTVLGGDPIIMLDTPIAATQKALAKAGMSIDDIDLYEVNEAFAPVPMAWLKEIGADAAKLNIHGGAIALGHPLGASGAKIMATLVNSLKQTGGRYGLQTMCEAGGMANVTIVERL; this comes from the coding sequence ATGGCCGAAGCCTATATCGCAGCAGTGGCACGCAGCGCGGGGGGCCGCAAAGGCGGCCGCATGGCGGGCTGGCACCCGACCGACCTGGCTGGCGCGGTGATTCGCGGACTGGTCGATCGCGCGGGTGTCGATCCGGCGCTGGTCGAGGACGTGATCGTCGGTTGCGCCTGCCCCGGCGGTGAGCAGGGAGCGAATATCGGCCGTTATGCGGCGCTCGCGGCGGGCTTTCCCGAGACGGTGCCCGGCACCACGGTCGATCGCCAGTGCGGATCGTCGCAGCAGGCGCTGCACTTCGCGGCCGCCACGGTGATGGCCGGCCTGCAGGACGTGGTCGTCGCCGCCGGCGTCGAATCGATGACGCGTGTGCCGATGGGCCTGCCGTGGACCCTGGCCGCCAAGCACGGCTTCGGCACCTATCGCAGCCCCGGCCTCGACGCGCGTTTCGGCACCGAGCCGTTCAGCCAGTTCAAGGGCGCCGAGATGCTGGCGCAGAAGTTCGGCTTCACCCGCGAACAGCTCGACCAGTTCGCGCTGGAGAGCCACCAGAAGGCGGCGGCTGCGGCGGCTGCGGGCAAGTTCGCCGACGAGATCATCCCGCTCGAAGTCACGCTGGAGGACGGCACCACCCTCATGCACGGCCATGACGAAGGCGTCCGGCCCGACAGCACGCTGGAGAAGATCGGCGGCGTGAAGACGCTGGTCGAAGGCGGCATGATCACCGCCGCGAACGCCAGCCAGATCTGCGACGGTGCGGCAGCGGTTCTCGTGTGCAACGAGGCGGGCCTGAAGGCGACCGGCGCGACCCCGCTGGCGCGCATCCACCAGATGACCGTGCTGGGCGGCGATCCGATCATCATGCTCGACACCCCGATCGCGGCGACCCAGAAGGCGCTGGCGAAGGCGGGCATGTCGATCGACGATATCGACCTGTACGAAGTCAACGAAGCCTTCGCGCCGGTGCCGATGGCATGGCTGAAGGAAATCGGCGCTGACGCCGCGAAGCTCAACATCCACGGCGGCGCGATCGCGCTCGGCCACCCGCTGGGCGCCAGCGGCGCGAAGATTATGGCGACGCTAGTGAACTCGCTCAAGCAGACCGGCGGGCGCTATGGCCTGCAGACGATGTGCGAAGCTGGCGGCATGGCGAACGTGACGATCGTCGAGCGTCTGTAA
- a CDS encoding M20/M25/M40 family metallo-hydrolase: protein MSRRLRAVIATLLMTSGIPAAAADLRPDQKAFRALFEEMVNTDTSATTGSCTLASERLLARMRAGGFKAGEADLFVPEGKPKDGGVIARIAGTDPKAKAILLVDHIDVVAAKREDWSRDPFTLGEEDGWFIGRGVIDDKALVAIWADMLIRMKAEGFRPRRTIKFAATCGEESGLATNGVKWLIANKRDAVDAGFALNEGGHGLADKDGNPIAMLLAVGEKHSQTFTIEARNPGGHSSRPRADNAIYDLADALEKIRAFHFPVTPSPVVTAYLERMGPVFGGDKGAAMTAFAAGKADDAQQKLVFGDAMLNAMLRTTCVATTFDAGHAVNALPQRARSTIQCRLLPGDTTENVQKTLAALLPAGVTLLPPERDGDPTAIAPPLTPAILGPAEAVAKVQFPGVPVVPNLLTAGTDGRYLSAAGIPTYGVPGIAIDADGNGAHGLNERVRVRSVYAGRDYLYDLVKRYSLAR from the coding sequence GTGAGCCGCCGCCTTCGGGCGGTCATCGCGACATTGCTGATGACCAGCGGCATCCCGGCCGCCGCCGCAGACCTGCGTCCCGACCAGAAGGCGTTTCGTGCGCTGTTCGAGGAGATGGTCAACACCGATACCTCGGCGACCACCGGCTCCTGCACGCTCGCTTCCGAACGCCTCCTCGCCCGCATGCGCGCCGGCGGTTTCAAGGCGGGGGAGGCCGATCTGTTCGTCCCCGAAGGCAAGCCCAAAGATGGCGGCGTGATCGCGCGCATCGCCGGCACCGATCCGAAGGCCAAGGCGATCCTGCTCGTCGACCATATCGACGTTGTCGCGGCGAAGCGCGAGGATTGGTCGCGCGATCCCTTCACCCTGGGGGAGGAGGATGGCTGGTTCATCGGGCGCGGCGTGATCGACGACAAGGCGCTCGTCGCGATCTGGGCCGACATGCTGATCCGCATGAAGGCCGAAGGTTTCCGCCCACGCCGTACGATCAAGTTCGCCGCGACCTGTGGCGAGGAAAGCGGTCTCGCGACCAACGGCGTCAAATGGCTGATCGCGAACAAGCGCGACGCGGTCGACGCGGGCTTCGCGCTCAACGAAGGCGGGCATGGCCTCGCCGACAAGGACGGCAACCCCATCGCGATGCTCCTCGCCGTCGGCGAAAAGCATAGCCAGACCTTCACGATCGAGGCGCGCAATCCGGGCGGCCACAGTTCGCGCCCGCGCGCCGACAATGCGATCTACGATCTGGCCGACGCGCTGGAGAAGATCCGCGCCTTCCACTTCCCGGTTACTCCCAGCCCGGTCGTCACCGCCTATCTCGAACGGATGGGGCCGGTCTTCGGTGGGGATAAGGGCGCGGCGATGACCGCCTTCGCTGCGGGCAAGGCCGATGACGCGCAGCAAAAACTCGTCTTCGGCGATGCGATGCTCAACGCGATGCTGCGCACCACCTGCGTCGCGACCACCTTCGACGCCGGCCACGCGGTCAACGCGCTCCCGCAGCGCGCGCGCTCGACGATCCAGTGCCGTCTGCTGCCGGGCGACACGACGGAGAATGTGCAGAAGACGCTGGCCGCGTTGCTCCCCGCAGGCGTCACCCTGCTCCCGCCCGAACGCGACGGCGATCCGACCGCGATCGCCCCGCCGCTGACCCCCGCAATCCTCGGCCCAGCCGAAGCGGTGGCAAAGGTGCAATTTCCGGGCGTGCCGGTGGTCCCGAACCTGCTCACCGCAGGCACTGACGGCCGCTATCTGAGTGCTGCGGGCATCCCCACCTACGGCGTCCCCGGCATCGCGATCGACGCCGACGGCAACGGCGCGCATGGCCTCAACGAGCGCGTGCGGGTGCGCAGCGTCTATGCGGGGCGCGATTATCTCTACGATCTGGTGAAACGCTATTCGCTAGCGCGCTAA
- a CDS encoding enoyl-CoA hydratase encodes MTDTTQDPCFVSYEVRDGTAWVMLDRPQYSNAQNYRLLNQLDACFRRAVEDDAVKVIVLGGNGKHFSAGHDLGTPDKDTKFERERIDLWWNHTDKEGAESQYVLEQDVYLGLCRRWAAIPKPMVAMVQGACIAGGLMLAWVCDMIVASDDAFFQDPVVRMAQPGVEYFAHAFELPPRIAREFLYLGQRMSADRAYQYGMVNRVVPRADLQDEVAKIAAEIGERPRLGLALTKQAVNLVEDLRGKRTAMDGVFHMHHFAHAQNQLVSGSLIGGVGLKQMAEANKGEAQKGESK; translated from the coding sequence ATGACCGACACCACCCAGGATCCCTGCTTCGTCAGCTATGAGGTGCGCGACGGCACCGCCTGGGTGATGCTCGATCGCCCGCAATATTCGAACGCGCAGAATTACCGCCTGCTCAACCAGCTCGACGCCTGTTTCCGGCGCGCGGTGGAGGATGATGCGGTCAAGGTCATCGTGCTGGGTGGCAACGGCAAGCACTTCTCCGCCGGCCACGATCTCGGCACGCCGGACAAGGATACCAAGTTCGAACGTGAGCGGATCGACCTGTGGTGGAACCACACCGACAAGGAAGGCGCGGAGTCGCAATACGTCCTCGAACAGGACGTCTATCTGGGCCTCTGCCGCCGCTGGGCCGCGATCCCCAAGCCGATGGTCGCGATGGTGCAGGGCGCGTGCATTGCGGGCGGCCTCATGCTCGCCTGGGTGTGCGACATGATCGTCGCGTCGGACGATGCCTTTTTCCAGGATCCGGTCGTCCGCATGGCGCAGCCTGGCGTCGAATATTTCGCCCACGCCTTTGAACTGCCGCCGCGCATCGCGCGCGAATTCCTCTATCTGGGGCAGCGCATGTCGGCCGATCGCGCCTATCAGTACGGCATGGTCAACCGCGTCGTTCCCCGCGCCGACCTGCAGGACGAAGTCGCCAAGATCGCCGCCGAGATCGGCGAGCGCCCGCGCCTCGGCCTCGCGCTCACCAAGCAGGCGGTCAATCTGGTCGAGGATCTGCGCGGCAAGCGCACCGCGATGGACGGCGTCTTCCACATGCACCATTTCGCGCACGCCCAGAACCAGCTCGTCTCGGGCAGCCTGATCGGCGGCGTGGGCCTCAAGCAGATGGCCGAAGCCAACAAGGGCGAAGCCCAAAAAGGCGAATCCAAGTGA
- a CDS encoding SDR family NAD(P)-dependent oxidoreductase — translation MKLDATIAAVVTGGASGLGAATARALAAKGVKVALFDLNAELGEALAKELGGTFCEVNVTDEASVEAGFAKARAAHGQERILVNCAGTGSAQKTASRDKATGQTKHHDLELFRRVVNINLIGTFTCIAKSAQGMLDLEPFEHNARGVIVNTASAAAEDGQMGQVAYSASKGGVVAMTLPIARDLMGDGIRINTILPGIFDTPLMGRASQQVRDSLAASVPFPKRFGEPAEYAQLAIAMIENDYFNGEDVRLDGAIRMAPR, via the coding sequence ATGAAGCTCGACGCAACCATCGCAGCCGTCGTCACCGGCGGCGCATCGGGCCTGGGCGCCGCCACCGCGCGCGCGCTGGCCGCCAAGGGGGTGAAGGTCGCCCTGTTCGATCTCAACGCCGAACTGGGTGAGGCGCTGGCCAAGGAACTGGGCGGCACCTTCTGCGAAGTGAACGTGACGGACGAAGCCTCGGTCGAGGCCGGTTTCGCCAAGGCGCGCGCCGCGCATGGTCAGGAACGCATCCTCGTCAACTGCGCCGGCACCGGCAGCGCGCAGAAGACCGCGAGCCGCGACAAGGCGACCGGCCAGACTAAGCATCATGATCTGGAGCTGTTCCGCCGCGTCGTGAACATCAACCTGATCGGCACCTTCACCTGCATCGCCAAGTCGGCGCAGGGCATGCTCGATCTGGAGCCGTTCGAACACAATGCGCGCGGCGTGATCGTCAACACCGCATCGGCCGCGGCCGAGGACGGGCAGATGGGTCAGGTCGCCTATTCGGCGTCGAAGGGCGGCGTCGTCGCCATGACCCTGCCGATCGCGCGCGACCTGATGGGCGACGGCATCCGCATCAACACGATCCTGCCGGGCATCTTCGATACCCCGCTGATGGGCCGCGCGAGCCAGCAGGTCCGCGACTCGCTCGCCGCCTCGGTTCCCTTCCCCAAGCGTTTCGGTGAGCCGGCGGAATATGCCCAGCTGGCGATCGCGATGATCGAGAACGACTATTTCAACGGCGAAGACGTCCGCCTCGACGGCGCGATCCGCATGGCGCCGCGCTGA
- a CDS encoding acyl-CoA dehydrogenase family protein — MDFEYSDKVKALREKLEAFMDANVYPIEREKYEWEHDHHNLWVRWPGMEGIKAKAREAGLWNLFMPHEYGKWSPGLTNLEYAPLAELMGRVFGASEMFNCSAPDTGNMEVLARYGTPEQQETWLKPLMAGTIRSAYVMTEPEVASSDATNIRTSIVRDGDHYVINGRKWWISGMMDPNTKMLIVLGHQPSDDRARHQQHTQIIVPRDTPGVEVVRPLSVIGSYHSPSGHAEIVLKDVRVPVENVILGEGRGFEIAQGRLGPGRIHHCMRLIGGAQRALEYMARRVNDRVAFGRKLADQGSIRQDVAKSFCEIEQARLLTLKAADAMDRYGNKVAKDLIAAIKVVAPQMAQTVADRAMQSFGGMGVSDDTPVAGIFATARYIRLADGPDEVHMAQLGKLKINELAGLPQR, encoded by the coding sequence ATGGACTTCGAATATTCGGACAAGGTGAAGGCGCTTCGCGAGAAGCTGGAAGCCTTCATGGACGCCAATGTCTATCCCATCGAGCGCGAGAAATATGAGTGGGAGCATGACCACCATAATCTCTGGGTCCGCTGGCCGGGGATGGAGGGCATCAAGGCCAAGGCGCGTGAAGCGGGTCTGTGGAACCTCTTCATGCCGCACGAATATGGCAAGTGGAGCCCCGGCCTCACCAACCTTGAATATGCCCCGCTCGCCGAACTGATGGGCCGCGTCTTCGGCGCGTCGGAAATGTTCAACTGCTCCGCGCCCGACACCGGCAACATGGAAGTGCTGGCGCGCTACGGCACGCCGGAGCAGCAGGAAACGTGGCTCAAGCCGCTGATGGCCGGCACGATCCGTTCGGCCTATGTGATGACCGAGCCGGAGGTCGCATCGTCCGACGCGACCAACATCCGCACCTCGATCGTGCGCGACGGCGATCATTACGTCATCAACGGCCGCAAGTGGTGGATTTCGGGGATGATGGACCCGAACACCAAGATGCTGATCGTGCTGGGCCACCAGCCCTCCGACGATCGCGCCCGTCACCAGCAGCACACCCAGATCATCGTCCCCCGCGACACGCCGGGCGTCGAGGTGGTCCGCCCGCTCAGCGTCATCGGTTCGTACCATTCGCCCAGCGGCCATGCCGAGATCGTGCTGAAGGACGTGCGCGTGCCGGTGGAGAACGTCATCCTCGGCGAAGGCCGCGGGTTCGAAATCGCTCAAGGGAGGCTCGGGCCGGGCCGCATCCATCACTGCATGCGCCTGATCGGCGGGGCGCAGCGCGCGCTCGAATATATGGCGCGCCGCGTGAACGATCGCGTCGCCTTCGGCCGCAAGCTCGCCGATCAGGGGAGCATCCGTCAGGACGTCGCCAAGTCCTTCTGCGAGATCGAACAGGCCCGCCTGCTCACGCTCAAGGCCGCCGATGCGATGGATCGTTATGGCAACAAGGTCGCCAAGGATCTGATCGCCGCGATCAAGGTTGTCGCCCCGCAAATGGCGCAGACCGTCGCCGATCGCGCGATGCAGAGCTTCGGCGGCATGGGCGTCAGCGATGACACCCCGGTCGCGGGCATCTTCGCGACGGCACGCTACATCCGCCTCGCGGACGGCCCGGACGAGGTGCACATGGCGCAGCTGGGCAAGCTGAAGATCAACGAACTGGCTGGGCTTCCCCAGCGGTGA
- a CDS encoding acetyl-CoA C-acetyltransferase yields MRRAAIVSPIRTAVGGFGGSLANIPAGELGAIVLKALLARTKIDPERIDDVVFAQGYGNGEAPAIGRWAALAAGLPIEVPGYQLDRRCGSGLQAVIDAAMMIQTGAADVVVAGGVESMSNVEYYSIDHRRGARSGSTTFHDRLTRGRVMSQPIERFGVISGMIETANNLASDYNISREECDAYALRSHRRAAAAWAEGKFDDELVPVAVPQKRGEPVIFAKDEGIRAEATMESLGALRAIEKGGVVTAGNASQQNDAGAACLVVAEDKLAELGLEPMGWFHSWAAAGCEPSRMGIGPVPATERLFRRTGLSWKDIGLVELNEAFAPQVLACLKGFGWGGEEDWGDRLNVNGSGISLGHPIGATGGRILANLLREMNRREVRYGLETMCIGGGQGLAAVFERA; encoded by the coding sequence ATGCGCCGCGCCGCCATCGTCTCGCCCATCCGCACCGCCGTCGGCGGCTTCGGCGGCAGCCTCGCCAACATTCCGGCAGGCGAACTGGGCGCGATCGTCCTGAAGGCGCTGCTCGCGCGCACCAAGATCGATCCCGAACGGATCGACGACGTCGTGTTCGCGCAAGGCTATGGCAATGGCGAGGCGCCCGCCATCGGCCGCTGGGCCGCGCTTGCCGCCGGTCTCCCGATCGAGGTTCCGGGCTATCAGCTCGATCGTCGCTGCGGCTCGGGCCTGCAGGCGGTGATCGACGCCGCGATGATGATCCAGACGGGCGCCGCCGATGTCGTCGTCGCGGGCGGCGTCGAAAGCATGTCGAACGTCGAATATTATTCGATCGACCATCGCCGTGGCGCGCGCTCGGGCTCGACCACCTTCCACGATCGCCTGACGCGCGGCCGTGTCATGTCGCAGCCGATCGAGCGTTTCGGCGTGATCTCGGGCATGATCGAGACGGCGAACAACCTCGCCTCCGACTACAATATCAGCCGCGAGGAGTGCGACGCTTATGCGCTGCGCAGCCATCGCCGCGCCGCCGCTGCCTGGGCCGAGGGCAAGTTCGACGACGAACTGGTGCCTGTCGCCGTTCCCCAGAAGCGCGGCGAGCCGGTGATCTTTGCCAAGGACGAAGGCATCCGTGCCGAAGCGACGATGGAATCGCTGGGCGCGCTCCGTGCGATCGAAAAGGGCGGTGTCGTGACCGCAGGCAATGCCAGCCAGCAGAATGACGCCGGCGCCGCCTGCCTCGTCGTCGCCGAAGACAAGCTCGCCGAACTCGGGCTCGAGCCGATGGGCTGGTTCCACAGCTGGGCTGCGGCCGGCTGCGAGCCGTCGCGCATGGGCATCGGCCCGGTCCCCGCGACCGAGCGCCTGTTCCGCCGCACCGGTCTTTCGTGGAAGGATATCGGCCTCGTCGAACTCAACGAAGCTTTCGCGCCGCAGGTGCTCGCCTGCCTCAAGGGCTTCGGCTGGGGCGGGGAAGAGGATTGGGGCGATCGCCTCAACGTCAACGGATCGGGCATCTCGCTCGGCCACCCGATCGGCGCGACCGGCGGACGCATCCTGGCGAACCTGCTGCGCGAAATGAACCGCCGCGAAGTCCGCTACGGCCTCGAAACGATGTGCATCGGCGGCGGGCAGGGTCTCGCGGCAGTGTTTGAGCGCGCCTGA
- a CDS encoding phosphotransferase family protein, whose protein sequence is MIDVAALERWMDGQGVGTGPIRDLVPLTGGSQNIIARFSRDGGEEYVLRRPPQHPRPDASETMRREARVLKALAGTDVPHPALVAACGDEDVLGAAFYIMRPVDGFNPATGLSPLLASDPALRHRLGLALVEGIAALGALDHVALGLADFGRGEGYLERQIGRWRKQYEGYAAAPEWHGGADLPGLMEVADWLSANLPATSIPGILHGDYHLANVMVRPDSAEIAAIVDWELATIGDPLVDLGWVLATWPEADGTGGTLPIEPWAGFPTADELIAHYAARSKRDLSAIGWYRIFAAWKLAVLLEGTYVRACTGKADKAVGDRLHGRAVALIKRAQNWIAA, encoded by the coding sequence GTGATCGATGTTGCGGCGCTCGAGCGCTGGATGGACGGGCAGGGGGTCGGCACCGGGCCGATCCGCGATCTCGTTCCCCTGACCGGCGGGTCGCAGAATATCATCGCCCGCTTCTCGCGCGACGGTGGCGAGGAATATGTCCTGCGCCGCCCCCCGCAGCATCCGCGCCCCGACGCCAGTGAGACGATGCGCCGCGAGGCGCGCGTGCTGAAGGCGCTGGCCGGCACCGACGTTCCCCATCCGGCGCTCGTTGCGGCGTGCGGGGATGAAGATGTGCTGGGTGCAGCATTTTACATCATGCGCCCGGTCGATGGCTTCAATCCCGCGACGGGCCTGTCGCCGCTGCTCGCGTCCGATCCCGCGCTCCGCCACCGCCTCGGCCTTGCGCTGGTAGAGGGAATTGCTGCGCTCGGCGCGCTCGATCATGTCGCGCTCGGCCTTGCCGATTTCGGCCGGGGCGAGGGCTATCTGGAACGGCAGATCGGCCGCTGGCGCAAGCAATATGAAGGCTATGCCGCCGCCCCCGAATGGCATGGCGGCGCGGACCTTCCGGGTCTGATGGAGGTCGCCGACTGGCTCTCCGCCAACCTGCCCGCCACCTCGATCCCCGGCATCCTTCACGGCGATTATCACCTCGCCAACGTCATGGTCCGGCCCGACAGCGCGGAGATCGCCGCGATCGTCGATTGGGAACTGGCGACGATCGGCGATCCGCTCGTCGATCTCGGCTGGGTGCTCGCCACATGGCCCGAAGCCGACGGCACCGGCGGCACCTTGCCGATCGAGCCGTGGGCTGGCTTCCCCACCGCCGACGAACTGATCGCCCATTATGCCGCGCGGTCGAAGCGCGATCTGTCGGCCATCGGCTGGTATCGTATCTTCGCCGCGTGGAAGCTCGCCGTGCTGCTCGAAGGCACCTATGTTCGCGCCTGCACGGGCAAGGCCGACAAGGCTGTCGGCGATCGGCTTCACGGCCGCGCGGTCGCGCTGATCAAGCGCGCACAGAATTGGATCGCAGCATGA